The following coding sequences lie in one Chthonomonadales bacterium genomic window:
- a CDS encoding carbon starvation protein A translates to MSLLAIVLFSAAFLLGAYRVYGRWLQSRLALDPDAETPAVRLRDGADYVPIEPRFLLGQHFSAIAAAGPIVGPILAGAMFGWAPALAWILIGAVFIGGVHDMASLVASIRHGARSIADVVREHMTRRAYLLFLAFIWLALVYIVVAFTDITASSFVGAQTLGNGQRVSGAGIATSSLLYLALPILMGLLLRYTRLSLNVATLIFVPLVGVTIWVGQYIPFDLAGILGVSEEQAHRVWDVLLLVYCFAAALAPMWLLLQPRGHLGGYFLYATLGGGALGVALGGKAAVYPAFVGWTSARGDALLPMLFITIACGACSGFHSLIASGTTSKQLRRETDARSVGYGAMLLEGFVAVVALCCVMVLPLNSALAANPRPNFIYAQGIGSFLGALGIPPAYGVAFALMAFTTFVYDTLDVCTRLGRYILQELLGRTDRVARWVATAVTAGAPVFFVMRTAVDAHGKPVPAWMTFWSLFGASNQLLAALALLGVTVWLWRTQRARWIWLVTGAPTVWMYAMSVWALSGLVTKAFARNWADPVPWVGAVLLVLAALMLVEAVGAFGRPSLSPPRPERVPAGTA, encoded by the coding sequence ATGAGCCTTCTGGCGATCGTGCTCTTCTCCGCTGCCTTCCTGCTCGGCGCCTACCGCGTCTACGGGCGCTGGCTCCAGTCGCGCCTGGCCCTCGACCCGGACGCCGAGACCCCGGCGGTGCGGCTGCGGGACGGGGCCGACTACGTGCCGATCGAGCCGCGGTTTCTGCTCGGGCAGCACTTCTCGGCCATCGCCGCCGCCGGCCCGATCGTCGGGCCCATCCTGGCCGGCGCCATGTTCGGGTGGGCTCCCGCGCTCGCCTGGATCCTGATCGGCGCGGTGTTCATCGGCGGCGTTCACGACATGGCCTCCCTGGTCGCGTCCATCCGCCACGGCGCCCGCTCGATCGCCGACGTCGTCCGCGAGCACATGACGCGCCGCGCCTACCTTTTGTTCCTGGCCTTCATCTGGCTCGCCCTCGTCTACATCGTTGTCGCCTTCACCGACATCACCGCCTCCTCGTTCGTGGGCGCTCAGACGTTGGGGAACGGGCAGCGCGTTTCAGGCGCGGGCATCGCGACCTCGTCGCTGCTCTATCTGGCCCTGCCCATCCTGATGGGGCTCCTGTTGCGCTACACGCGGCTCTCGCTCAACGTGGCTACCCTGATCTTCGTCCCGCTGGTCGGCGTCACGATCTGGGTCGGGCAGTACATCCCGTTCGACCTGGCGGGGATCCTGGGCGTGAGCGAGGAGCAGGCGCACCGCGTGTGGGACGTGCTCCTGCTCGTCTACTGCTTCGCGGCGGCGCTCGCGCCGATGTGGCTGCTCCTTCAGCCGCGCGGCCACCTGGGGGGCTACTTCCTCTATGCCACGCTCGGAGGCGGAGCGCTTGGCGTCGCTCTCGGCGGCAAGGCGGCCGTGTACCCGGCATTCGTCGGCTGGACGAGCGCGCGCGGCGACGCGCTGTTACCCATGCTGTTCATCACCATCGCCTGCGGGGCGTGCTCCGGGTTCCACTCGCTCATCGCGTCCGGCACGACCTCCAAGCAACTCCGCCGTGAGACCGACGCCCGCTCCGTGGGCTACGGCGCCATGCTGCTGGAGGGCTTCGTGGCCGTCGTGGCGCTCTGCTGTGTCATGGTGCTGCCGCTCAACTCCGCTCTCGCGGCCAACCCGAGGCCCAATTTCATCTATGCGCAGGGGATCGGGAGCTTCCTGGGCGCTCTCGGCATACCGCCGGCCTACGGCGTCGCCTTCGCGCTGATGGCCTTCACCACCTTCGTGTACGACACGCTCGACGTCTGCACGCGGCTCGGCCGCTACATTCTGCAGGAGCTCCTCGGGCGCACGGACCGCGTGGCGCGTTGGGTGGCGACCGCGGTCACGGCGGGCGCGCCGGTCTTCTTCGTGATGCGCACCGCCGTCGACGCGCACGGCAAGCCGGTGCCCGCCTGGATGACCTTCTGGTCGCTGTTCGGTGCGAGCAACCAGCTCCTGGCCGCGCTGGCGCTGCTTGGCGTGACGGTGTGGCTGTGGCGGACGCAGCGGGCGCGCTGGATCTGGCTGGTGACCGGCGCGCCGACGGTGTGGATGTACGCGATGAGCGTGTGGGCGCTGAGCGGGCTCGTGACGAAGGCCTTCGCGCGCAACTGGGCGGACCCGGTGCCGTGGGTGGGCGCCGTCCTGCTGGTCCTGGCCGCGCTGATGCTCGTGGAGGCCGTCGGCGCGTTCGGGCGCCCGAGCCTGAGCCCGCCGCGGCCGGAGCGGGTCCCCGCCGGCACGGCCTGA
- the tpx gene encoding thiol peroxidase: protein MSQRTCTMRGTRFPLIGPELHPGDPAPDFRLVQRSAEGLKDVTLADFAGKTLILSVVPSLDTPVCEIQTVRFNDEVGSLPVDAEVLTVSMDLPFAQARFCSDKGTHRIQTASDHRDGRFGEAYGTLIEPLRLECRAAFVVGPDRTIRYAEYVPEITDQPNYDAVVASARETCG from the coding sequence ATGAGCCAGCGCACCTGCACCATGCGCGGGACCCGGTTCCCGCTCATCGGGCCGGAGCTTCACCCCGGCGATCCCGCGCCGGACTTCCGCCTCGTCCAGCGCAGCGCCGAGGGGCTCAAGGATGTCACACTCGCCGACTTCGCCGGAAAGACCCTCATCCTCAGCGTCGTGCCCTCGCTTGACACCCCGGTCTGCGAGATACAGACCGTGCGCTTCAACGACGAGGTGGGCAGCCTGCCCGTCGACGCGGAGGTGCTCACCGTCAGCATGGACCTTCCGTTCGCCCAGGCACGCTTCTGCTCGGACAAGGGCACCCACCGCATCCAGACGGCTTCCGACCATCGCGATGGCCGGTTCGGCGAGGCCTACGGGACGCTCATCGAGCCGCTGCGGCTGGAGTGCCGTGCCGCGTTCGTCGTCGGGCCCGACCGCACGATCCGCTACGCCGAGTACGTCCCGGAGATCACGGACCAGCCGAACTACGACGCGGTGGTTGCGTCCGCCCGCGAGACGTGCGGCTGA
- a CDS encoding glycosyltransferase family 39 protein, whose translation MAPPPGGAPPAGRRGRGREVRLRRALPVAALLTACALVFWVRLGSYGIFDLDEGLYVEASREMLLRGDYVTPRVNGAPFFEKPPLVYWAAAASMRLLGTSEAAARVPAALAMTLLCLLTWALGRRLLGPGVGLLGGLFLALCPLSFGAGRQLTMDALLSLWVAAAIACFAMARDAPPRAAARWLDGYWAACALGVLTKGAPGLALPVAVAVICIALRARRGGAPFWQAARRLAAPRGILLFLLIVVPWHVAALAASGDAFVSEYVVRQHIGRFLGGDTSHRAPFWFYVPGFLLGFFPWSLLLPGALLGLRGVARNGADPTRETLELLTVWVAVVFVVFSASGSKLVSYVLPMYAPAALLAAWWVLRPKPARAARRALAAGLGASAVLAAGLWALTAAYRPIIAWAEARLGARIVIDEGTEALVAWAASALLLVALGTGVGCAAALAGRPRAAIGAACVGMAGFLGSAVARGLPVLDAHYLRPLHRAAAAAGEVAMRAEAPLLIDVGSSRRPSALFFLPDALIAAPGRVTETADASAAARWAKGPGARVALVSAPVARGLRARAPAMRPVALCGGFVVLESPGSSGPGAQTPAP comes from the coding sequence ATGGCCCCGCCGCCCGGCGGGGCGCCGCCCGCCGGGCGGCGGGGGCGGGGGCGGGAGGTCAGGCTGCGGCGCGCGCTGCCGGTCGCCGCGCTGCTCACCGCCTGCGCGCTCGTCTTCTGGGTACGCCTGGGCTCCTACGGCATCTTCGACCTGGACGAGGGGCTCTACGTGGAGGCGTCGCGCGAGATGCTCTTGCGCGGCGACTACGTGACGCCGCGCGTCAATGGCGCTCCGTTCTTCGAGAAGCCCCCGCTCGTCTACTGGGCCGCCGCCGCGTCCATGCGGCTCCTCGGCACGAGCGAGGCGGCGGCGCGCGTGCCCGCGGCGCTCGCGATGACGCTGCTGTGCCTGCTGACGTGGGCGCTCGGGCGCCGGCTGCTCGGGCCGGGTGTCGGGCTCCTGGGCGGCCTCTTCCTCGCGCTGTGCCCGCTCAGCTTTGGGGCGGGCCGCCAGCTCACGATGGACGCGCTCCTTTCGCTGTGGGTGGCCGCCGCGATCGCTTGCTTCGCGATGGCGCGCGATGCTCCCCCGCGCGCGGCTGCTCGCTGGCTCGACGGCTACTGGGCGGCCTGCGCGCTCGGCGTGCTCACCAAGGGCGCGCCGGGGCTCGCGCTTCCCGTTGCGGTCGCCGTGATCTGCATCGCGCTCCGGGCCCGGCGAGGCGGGGCCCCCTTCTGGCAAGCCGCCCGACGGCTCGCCGCGCCGCGCGGCATCCTCCTCTTCCTGCTGATCGTCGTGCCCTGGCATGTGGCGGCGCTCGCTGCCAGCGGCGACGCGTTCGTCTCCGAGTACGTGGTACGTCAGCACATCGGCCGCTTTCTAGGGGGCGACACCAGCCACCGCGCGCCGTTCTGGTTCTACGTGCCCGGCTTCCTGCTCGGCTTTTTCCCGTGGAGCTTGCTCCTGCCGGGCGCCCTGCTCGGGCTGCGCGGCGTTGCGCGCAACGGCGCCGACCCAACCCGCGAGACACTGGAACTGCTGACCGTCTGGGTGGCCGTCGTCTTCGTCGTCTTCTCGGCGAGCGGGTCGAAGCTCGTGAGCTACGTCCTGCCGATGTATGCCCCCGCGGCGCTGCTCGCCGCGTGGTGGGTCCTCCGCCCGAAGCCGGCCCGGGCGGCGCGGCGCGCGCTGGCGGCGGGGTTGGGCGCCTCGGCGGTGTTGGCGGCGGGCCTCTGGGCGCTCACGGCGGCCTACCGGCCCATCATCGCGTGGGCCGAGGCGCGACTGGGCGCGCGAATCGTCATCGACGAGGGGACGGAGGCGCTCGTCGCCTGGGCGGCGAGCGCGCTCCTGCTCGTGGCTCTGGGCACGGGGGTCGGATGTGCGGCCGCGCTGGCGGGAAGGCCGCGCGCGGCCATCGGCGCCGCGTGCGTGGGCATGGCCGGCTTCCTGGGCTCTGCCGTGGCGCGCGGCCTGCCGGTGCTGGACGCCCACTACCTGCGCCCGTTGCACCGTGCGGCGGCCGCGGCTGGAGAGGTCGCGATGCGCGCGGAGGCTCCGCTGCTGATCGACGTAGGCTCGTCGCGCCGGCCGAGCGCGCTGTTCTTCCTGCCGGACGCGCTCATCGCGGCGCCGGGGCGCGTGACGGAGACGGCCGACGCATCGGCGGCGGCGCGCTGGGCGAAGGGCCCCGGCGCGCGCGTGGCGCTCGTGAGCGCGCCGGTCGCCCGGGGGCTCCGGGCACGGGCGCCCGCGATGCGGCCGGTGGCACTCTGCGGAGGGTTCGTCGTGCTGGAGAGCCCCGGGAGCAGCGGGCCAGGAGCCCAGACGCCCGCGCCGTAG
- a CDS encoding TlpA family protein disulfide reductase, which yields MRTGTPMPEWTGATEWLNGQPDREALRGRPVLVYFWAVSCHICHENMPTLSRWREKLGPRGLGMVAMHMPRQEADTDVERVRAMAAELGIADPCGIDNRHDVADAFQNVYVPAYYLFDREGNLRSRAAGDAGLGLLEAALTRQFPEPAIGS from the coding sequence ATGCGAACCGGAACCCCCATGCCGGAATGGACGGGAGCCACCGAGTGGTTGAACGGGCAGCCCGACCGCGAGGCCCTGCGGGGCCGGCCGGTGCTCGTCTACTTCTGGGCGGTAAGCTGCCACATCTGTCACGAGAACATGCCCACGCTGTCACGCTGGCGTGAGAAGCTCGGGCCGCGCGGCCTCGGGATGGTGGCGATGCACATGCCGCGCCAGGAGGCAGACACGGACGTCGAGCGCGTCCGCGCGATGGCCGCCGAGCTGGGAATCGCCGATCCCTGCGGCATCGACAACCGCCACGATGTGGCCGATGCGTTCCAGAACGTCTACGTGCCCGCCTACTACCTGTTCGACCGCGAGGGCAACCTGCGCAGCCGCGCGGCCGGCGACGCGGGCCTCGGCCTTCTGGAAGCGGCCCTGACCCGGCAGTTCCCCGAGCCGGCGATCGGCTCCTGA
- a CDS encoding peroxiredoxin produces MAGRTARVGEHAPDFCMKTTADMKTLDSTASLSDYRGKWLVLFFYPLDFTFVCPTEITALSDRYEEFTELNADVLGVSTDSVYSHRAWVNTPREQNGLAGQTYPLASDITKEVARDYGVLIEKEGIALRGLFIIDPQGVLQYAVINNLNIGRSVDETLRVLEALQTGGLCPADWKPGKALLTV; encoded by the coding sequence ATGGCTGGCCGCACCGCCAGGGTCGGCGAGCACGCTCCCGACTTCTGCATGAAGACCACCGCCGACATGAAGACGCTCGACTCGACGGCCTCGCTCTCCGACTACCGCGGGAAGTGGCTCGTCCTCTTCTTCTACCCGCTCGACTTCACCTTCGTCTGCCCGACCGAGATCACGGCCCTCTCCGACCGATATGAGGAGTTCACCGAGCTGAACGCCGACGTCCTGGGCGTCTCCACCGACTCCGTCTACTCGCACCGCGCATGGGTCAACACCCCGCGCGAGCAGAACGGACTGGCAGGCCAGACCTACCCGCTCGCCTCCGACATCACCAAGGAGGTCGCGCGCGACTACGGCGTGCTGATCGAGAAGGAGGGCATCGCTCTGCGCGGCCTGTTCATCATCGACCCGCAGGGCGTGCTCCAGTACGCCGTCATCAACAACCTCAACATCGGCCGGAGCGTCGACGAGACGCTTCGCGTGCTTGAGGCCCTCCAGACCGGCGGCCTCTGCCCTGCCGACTGGAAGCCGGGCAAGGCGCTCCTCACCGTCTAG
- a CDS encoding transcriptional repressor: MRRTRQRDAVLRAVAHSHPSAEAVHALVRRDMPRISLATVYRLLGALAAEGAIAALPPADGRPRRFDGDTRPHHHVLCTGCGAVADVPDLRPAPGPAGEIERWTGYRVTGLMVAWHGLCPGCRSASGD; this comes from the coding sequence ATGCGCCGAACCAGACAGCGCGACGCCGTCCTTCGCGCCGTCGCCCACAGCCACCCGTCCGCCGAAGCCGTCCATGCGCTCGTGCGGCGCGATATGCCGCGGATCAGCCTGGCCACCGTCTACCGGCTCCTCGGAGCGCTGGCCGCGGAAGGAGCGATCGCGGCCCTCCCTCCGGCCGACGGCCGCCCGCGGCGCTTCGACGGCGACACCCGGCCCCATCATCACGTCCTGTGCACCGGCTGCGGCGCCGTCGCCGACGTGCCCGACCTGCGGCCAGCGCCCGGCCCCGCCGGGGAGATCGAGCGGTGGACCGGCTACCGCGTCACCGGGCTGATGGTCGCCTGGCATGGCCTCTGCCCGGGATGCCGATCCGCTTCGGGCGATTGA
- a CDS encoding PEP-CTERM sorting domain-containing protein, with protein sequence MHTRRLGGAAALLCGGLLALSTGMARGDVVYDNGLPDQGNGNEMTQWIQAEDFVLGLDTTLTDVHYWSVETPGAYQGSIVWTIYADAAGTPGAQLFRGTVAPTRVATGNSLSFGDEYANEFDVLPNVNLLAGSYWLGLHNGPLTFDTRSEYYWETTAPLGNGNEDMTPFDDSSWFNNGQEHAFYLTGTAVPEPSALALLLGSGVAGGLFAFRRVRR encoded by the coding sequence ATGCACACTAGACGGCTAGGAGGGGCGGCCGCGCTCCTCTGCGGCGGCCTGCTCGCGCTGAGCACGGGCATGGCTCGTGGTGATGTGGTCTACGACAACGGGCTGCCGGACCAGGGCAACGGCAACGAGATGACGCAGTGGATCCAGGCGGAGGACTTCGTTCTGGGCCTGGACACGACGCTGACCGACGTGCACTACTGGAGCGTGGAGACCCCGGGCGCCTATCAGGGCTCCATCGTGTGGACGATCTACGCGGACGCGGCTGGCACCCCGGGCGCGCAACTCTTCCGCGGCACCGTCGCCCCGACCCGGGTCGCCACGGGCAACAGCCTGAGCTTCGGCGACGAGTACGCGAACGAGTTCGACGTGCTGCCGAACGTCAACCTGCTGGCCGGCAGCTACTGGCTCGGCCTGCACAACGGGCCCCTCACGTTCGATACACGCTCCGAGTACTACTGGGAGACGACCGCGCCCCTGGGCAACGGCAACGAGGACATGACGCCCTTCGATGACAGTAGCTGGTTCAACAACGGCCAGGAGCACGCGTTCTACCTGACGGGGACGGCGGTGCCCGAGCCGTCGGCGCTCGCGTTGCTGCTTGGCAGCGGCGTGGCCGGCGGCCTCTTCGCCTTCCGCCGCGTCCGGCGGTAG
- a CDS encoding D-alanine--D-alanine ligase: MNRSSSPSARRAPPAADGASPPRGITVSRTRVAVLMGGTSAERDISLATGRQILASLDRDRFDPVAIDAAALRHLGSAPAALPAAPCAERPDLALAVRGDAGVLLHPPGNAERPDVVFIALHGRGGEDGTVQGLLDLAGIPYTGSGVLASALAMDKEMAKRVLRAEGIPVPGAIVLARRGWPGAEDLDARVRAAVGYPAVVKPNAEGSTIGCAVVRDPAALAPAVDAAFLHDDTVLIEQYIPGVEITAALIGNEDPRVLPLIEIVAASGFYDYEAKYAPGGSQHMIPARISERAAAAARDHAVRCHRALKCRGMSRVDMIVTDDVPYVLEVNTIPGMTPTSLLPEAARAAGIPFRELLSRLIDLALA; the protein is encoded by the coding sequence ATGAATCGGTCGTCCTCTCCCAGTGCCCGGCGAGCGCCGCCCGCGGCGGACGGCGCATCGCCACCGCGAGGAATCACCGTGAGCAGAACCCGCGTCGCCGTGCTCATGGGCGGAACGTCCGCCGAGCGCGACATCTCCCTCGCCACCGGCCGACAGATCCTGGCCTCCCTGGACCGCGACCGGTTCGACCCGGTCGCCATCGACGCGGCGGCGCTGCGCCATTTGGGCTCGGCGCCGGCCGCCCTCCCGGCCGCGCCGTGCGCCGAGCGCCCCGACCTGGCGCTCGCGGTCAGGGGCGACGCCGGGGTCCTGCTCCACCCGCCGGGCAATGCGGAGCGCCCCGACGTGGTCTTCATCGCCCTCCACGGCCGCGGCGGCGAGGATGGCACCGTCCAGGGCTTGCTCGACCTGGCCGGAATCCCCTACACCGGTTCCGGCGTGCTCGCCAGCGCGCTCGCCATGGACAAGGAGATGGCCAAGCGCGTGCTCCGCGCCGAGGGGATCCCCGTTCCGGGCGCGATCGTCCTCGCGCGCCGTGGATGGCCAGGCGCCGAGGATCTTGACGCCCGGGTGCGCGCCGCCGTCGGCTACCCCGCCGTGGTGAAGCCCAACGCGGAGGGAAGCACCATCGGATGCGCCGTCGTACGCGATCCGGCCGCCCTCGCGCCGGCCGTGGACGCCGCCTTCCTCCATGATGACACCGTGCTCATTGAACAGTATATCCCCGGAGTCGAGATCACGGCCGCTCTGATCGGAAACGAGGATCCCAGGGTGCTGCCGCTGATCGAGATCGTCGCCGCCAGTGGCTTCTACGACTACGAGGCGAAGTACGCGCCAGGCGGCAGCCAGCACATGATCCCGGCGCGGATCTCCGAACGAGCCGCCGCCGCCGCGCGCGATCACGCGGTGCGCTGTCACCGGGCCCTCAAGTGCCGGGGCATGTCGCGCGTCGACATGATCGTCACGGACGACGTGCCGTACGTGCTCGAGGTCAACACCATCCCCGGCATGACGCCCACGAGCCTTCTGCCGGAGGCGGCGCGCGCCGCGGGCATTCCCTTCCGCGAGCTCCTGAGCCGCCTGATCGACCTCGCGCTCGCCTGA
- a CDS encoding UDP-N-acetylmuramoyl-tripeptide--D-alanyl-D-alanine ligase, translating into MGPIGVAELARIVGARVRGPAGGLALGVCIDSRQGAAGSVFFALRGERADGHAFVRAAFEAGAAAAVVERAVDGAGQPQLEVADPLTALGDLARAWRSRFDLPLVGVTGSVGKTSTRDMVAAALGPRLRVHASESNHNNEIGVPLTLLGLAGDHEAAVVEMAMRGAGQIAHLCEIARPIVGVVTNVGVSHLELLGSRQAIADAKAELLEALPSRGAAVLPADDPFVERLTARCRCRALTFGLSAGADVRVTDLAFGDGGEPRFRLNGLRVTLRAPGVHHARNAAAAVAAALALGLKLEEAVAGLDGFRAPAMRMEVITGRGGVLVLNDTYNAAPDSMAAALATLALRAASPGARAVAVLGDMKELGAYSEEAHRYVGELPEMACVGLLVTVGREAEAIACAARARLPAEAVVSLTDTLAAAGELPRRVRPGDVVLVKGSRAMEMERIVRALAA; encoded by the coding sequence ATGGGGCCGATCGGCGTGGCGGAGCTTGCGAGGATCGTCGGGGCGCGCGTACGTGGGCCCGCGGGCGGCCTCGCGTTGGGCGTGTGCATCGACTCCCGTCAGGGCGCCGCGGGCTCCGTCTTCTTCGCGCTTCGGGGCGAGCGCGCCGACGGCCATGCGTTCGTTCGGGCCGCCTTCGAGGCCGGCGCCGCCGCGGCGGTGGTCGAGCGCGCTGTCGACGGGGCCGGCCAGCCGCAACTAGAGGTCGCGGACCCCCTGACTGCGCTCGGCGACCTCGCCCGCGCCTGGCGCTCGCGGTTCGACCTGCCGCTGGTCGGCGTCACTGGCAGCGTCGGCAAGACCTCGACGCGCGACATGGTCGCCGCCGCCCTGGGCCCGCGCCTGCGTGTGCACGCCTCCGAGAGCAACCACAACAACGAGATCGGCGTGCCGCTTACGCTGCTGGGGCTGGCTGGCGATCACGAGGCGGCCGTCGTGGAGATGGCGATGCGCGGCGCCGGCCAGATCGCGCATCTCTGCGAGATCGCCCGACCTATTGTCGGCGTCGTGACGAACGTGGGCGTCTCGCACCTGGAGCTTCTGGGAAGCCGCCAGGCGATCGCAGACGCCAAGGCCGAGCTCCTGGAGGCGCTGCCCTCGCGCGGCGCCGCCGTTCTGCCGGCGGACGACCCCTTCGTGGAGCGGCTTACCGCACGGTGCCGCTGCCGAGCGCTCACCTTCGGCCTCTCGGCCGGCGCCGACGTGCGCGTGACCGACCTGGCGTTCGGCGATGGCGGGGAGCCGCGTTTTCGCCTGAACGGGCTCCGGGTGACCCTGCGCGCACCGGGTGTGCACCACGCGCGCAATGCCGCAGCGGCGGTCGCGGCGGCGCTGGCTCTCGGGCTGAAGCTCGAGGAGGCCGTGGCGGGGCTGGATGGGTTCCGCGCTCCCGCGATGCGCATGGAGGTGATCACCGGGCGCGGCGGCGTCCTCGTGCTGAACGATACCTACAACGCCGCGCCGGACTCGATGGCCGCCGCGCTGGCCACGCTGGCGCTGCGGGCGGCCTCGCCCGGCGCCCGCGCGGTGGCGGTGCTGGGCGATATGAAGGAACTCGGCGCCTACAGTGAGGAGGCGCACCGCTACGTCGGCGAGCTGCCCGAGATGGCGTGCGTGGGGCTGCTCGTGACGGTCGGGCGCGAGGCGGAGGCCATCGCGTGCGCGGCCCGCGCCCGTCTACCCGCGGAGGCCGTCGTCTCGCTGACCGACACGCTGGCGGCAGCCGGCGAGCTTCCGCGCCGCGTGCGTCCGGGAGACGTGGTGCTCGTCAAGGGCTCGCGAGCGATGGAGATGGAGCGGATCGTTCGGGCGCTGGCGGCGTAG
- a CDS encoding phytanoyl-CoA dioxygenase family protein, which yields MDPIEGLLGRFHTEGYLVLPGALAPVEVARVRAGVERAFAEPSTDGYGEAIRVRMFERGPEFEELIDHPAIAPVMEAILGQDCHLIAQNALMTGPGQSVASGFHADDVVRVPIPAGVALDPRIAMPCFVVNMNLYLCDVDEAVGPTEAVPGSHRSGRQPGPEDMGPDGRPSYEGRGPVPLTGTAGTAVLWHDQVWHRGAPNRSADRVRLVQQGSYGRRFVAQRFYPFVNYRLPGGILERATERRRRMLGLHPRGAYG from the coding sequence ATGGATCCCATCGAGGGCCTGCTGGGTCGGTTTCATACGGAGGGCTACCTGGTGTTGCCGGGGGCTCTGGCGCCGGTCGAGGTGGCGCGTGTGCGCGCCGGGGTCGAGCGCGCCTTCGCCGAGCCCTCGACCGACGGCTACGGCGAGGCGATTCGCGTGCGGATGTTCGAGCGCGGGCCGGAGTTCGAGGAGCTGATCGATCACCCGGCGATCGCACCGGTGATGGAGGCGATCCTGGGCCAGGACTGCCACCTGATCGCGCAAAACGCCCTGATGACCGGGCCCGGCCAGAGCGTGGCGAGCGGGTTCCACGCCGACGATGTGGTTCGCGTGCCGATCCCGGCCGGCGTCGCGCTCGACCCTCGCATCGCGATGCCCTGCTTCGTCGTGAACATGAACCTCTACCTCTGCGACGTGGACGAGGCGGTCGGCCCCACGGAGGCGGTGCCCGGCAGCCACCGCAGCGGCCGGCAACCGGGGCCCGAGGACATGGGGCCGGACGGACGGCCGAGCTACGAGGGCCGCGGCCCCGTACCGCTCACCGGGACGGCCGGCACGGCCGTGCTCTGGCACGACCAGGTATGGCACCGGGGCGCGCCTAACCGCTCCGCCGACCGCGTGCGGCTCGTCCAGCAGGGCTCCTACGGTCGGCGCTTCGTGGCGCAGCGGTTCTACCCGTTCGTCAACTACCGGCTGCCCGGTGGCATCCTGGAACGCGCCACGGAGCGACGCCGCCGCATGCTCGGGCTGCACCCGAGGGGCGCCTATGGATAG